Within the Cololabis saira isolate AMF1-May2022 chromosome 22, fColSai1.1, whole genome shotgun sequence genome, the region AAGTATCAAAATTCTCCCCTTCTTCTTCCTGGACTGAAACGACAATCCCCCGAGCTCCATCCTCCCATTGCTTACTTGCAGAAACAGTGGAGACACTCTCTCAGCAGGACTCCTCCTCCCGACGGCAGGTCCATGTAACAAATCCTACAGTCCACCGGGTCGGGGTTGGGCACCAGGTCCTGACCGTCCAACATCATCAGCCGGGCGTAATTTTCCCGCCGCTCCTCCTCTTTTACCTAAAAAGGAGCCGTGTTGTTGGCAGTGGAGTGGGATTAAATATGGGTTCTGTAAATCCCTTCCTTTATTTTATATGGGACATACAAGGCTGATAATACATATACCAAGTATTAGAAGTCACTCTTCTTCCtcccattcacacacacacacaaagacacacatgcagacataCACAAGAGttaaaaccttttattattatgcATTTCACGAGATTTATACCTTTACAGTGCAAAATGAATAACTAGTACATTCAATTTAGTAGTGACTTCAGGTGCTAAGGAGTTCCTTAAAAAGCCACTTGATGCTTTAAGCCCGCAATGAACATGATTGTCATTCAAAGTGGTGAACATATGAAAGTCTCACTGCCTCTTGTTGTAAATAGTCTGACCAACAAACAGTTTACCGTCCGACCTGAGTCAAAATGTGACAAACAAATCCATCAttgactgatttgtttttatgtaaagcaggGTGTGTTCTGTAGTTCTGCAagaacatacaaaaacattgaagCTCGGCCACCGTTAACAGAGGCTATGGCCCTCgtgcaggcagcgcaggtttgagtcccggcctgtcgctctttgctgcgtgtcttctcCCCTCTCTCAACCTTCCTGTCCACCTACTTTCCCAAtaaaaggccactagtgccataaaaatctttaaaaaaaaaaacaaaaaaacattgaagGTTGGGCCTATGCCACAACCCACATTGATTCTGGtctaaacaaacaaaatcagAATAATAAAAGCTCTTTGAAATACATTCAACTTCATGATCGCTATTAACAGAAAAACGTGTTTTCAACTCAAACATGCAAACTTGACCATAGAAATCAGCTTGTGCATGAAGATCTCTGGGGTGGGTTTAAAGTTGGCTGTGCTGTATCTGCAGAGAGTGTGTGTTTccctgtgtcagtgtgtgttcagtagtcctggtccaggttatACAGCAGTGAGTTGTTTTGAGACCCAGCACTCCTCAGCGCCTCTCTTCTCCCTTTCTCCTTCAAAAAAACAGAGACAGATGAGAAGAGAGTCAACCTGAGAGAGCCTGAACGTTTCACTTCCACTGACAGCTTTGAAACTATTTCACCCTCCCTCTCTATTTTAATTTGGATTAGTTTGACATGTGCATTTTTTAATCTTTACTGAGCAGAGTGTTTGTGTGGCCTGTGACAGCCACGCCATACTCTGCAGAAGGTTTCAGACAACTCAAAGTGTTCCTGACGACATAGAAGTGCATGATAACATACACGTAATTGCTGCTGGATGTATGCTCATTGGGTCACAGTTAGGGGTAAGGTTGAATTTCATACCTGCTGATATTGTCTAATCGCTTCCTTTTCCTGCTGAATTCGTCTGAGCTCGAGGGCATCAGGTTGGTATCCTCCCGGGACGACGTAGTTCTCGGGGCGGTTTGTGCTGCAGATCTCACAGCCCGGCCGCGTTGGTTTATTGATGTAAGTGCAAGACGGACACGACCAGCCCTGAAACACACATTTGTTACTTTATACATTCTGCTGCCTGATCTTCTTGAATATACTGCATTAAAGTTTGTGCtgaattttatgtttttacagcGGCACGTTtgaaaaaaaggtgttttttaagcagttttaaaaataatcaTCATTACAATATGGAAGTGTTTACATGGTGTTGTTGATCACAGAGCAGTTCATAGAGCGAATAAACCAGGATAAACCCATAATCATGAGCATTTATAGGCAGCAGCCTCTCTTACGAAGTATCAAATTGATATCATTTGACAGAAAGACTTTTGTTTCTGTTGCCGCACTTCCCTCAATTGTTTTAGGTCTCTCCTGCAAACCCAGTCGTAAAGAGCCTTGTTCTCAGACTAAATTCTCTGCAGAAAAGGCTCTTCTAGATGCTTGGAAAGACTTCATTGCCAAGTGTTTACCTATAAGTataggagaaaaataaataaacactacCGCACTCATGCAAAGATTTTACAGCAAGGGATTTATTACTCAGAATTGCTATTTGGGAGGTTTATTAATAGCTGCTGTGATGTGTTTAGCAGCGCAGTCTCATATTTATCTTTACTTATTTTTAACCACCCGGTATAGTGAAATGTACAACAGAGCAGCAGAGAGCCACTCTTGCTCTGTTTTTGTTGGCATGCAGATTGTTTAGCCATACTACCATAAAAGGGCCAATAACTTGGATTAGTATCTCAATGATAAATCACCAAATAATACACCAGAGTTCATATGTCAGTCTCATCAAAAAGGATATAAATACTTTAGTATATTATACTAGATACacaaatcctttaaaaaaaccTTCTTGTGCTTTCCTGTCGTGCTTGTGTGTACAATGATGGGGAAAAAACTATAACTAAATCCATGTTATGATcaatctaaaagaaaaaaaaccctgaaaatgcCTGAACAGTTTCTGTCAGCGCAGCCACAACTAAGCCCACCACGTGTTTGTTACCTGTGTGGAAGAAGTGTTGGGTCTGAGAGCTTCACTGAGTTGAGGCATTTCAAGGTTGATGAGATCTCTGATCTCCCCAATATTTTGTTGCTCTGACACAcctgcaggaaaagagaaatacaGGAGGTTTATGCCGACTGCGTTGTATCTTTGATTCATGTATAAAATAAAGTACAACCGTCCTCAGTTTGGATGTTTTATGTATCAGGACattaagaaaaactaaaacaaacacacatttggTTCTTCCAAGATCGTATGATTAAGAAATAGAGCCTCAGATGAGTAATATGTAATTTGTTGCTCAGTTGTTTGTGAAACCAACTTTAGCAGCAGTAAGAtgaaaacccttttttttggATGATGTTATCAGCCCGTCACATCATTATGGAGAACTTTTACAACCTGTTACATGCAGCACTTTCAAGGGGAGACATTTGTGGAGACAAGCTCTGTGTCTTTTTGTGAGCATTTGCTGTGGACCAAGTCAGTCTTACTTGTACAGATAACAGCGTTGGGTTGTTTTGACTCAAGAATTGTGTTTGGTATCTTTGGCACTTTTCACCCTATTTAAGCCACGCCGTTGAAGAGGCGGCCTCATATCTGACTccagaatactttattacagaAGTGTTCATGACTGACTCATCCCCTGCAAAGCCCAgatcctcatccctccatcaccgCGTTTTACATTTGCTAAGAGAAGATCATGCTGACAGGGCCGGCCCTAGGATTTTGGTGGCCCTTAACAAGATTCCTACAACAGAGATGGACAAATTAATCATCAATAAATCTCtcactttattttaaaacaaaaaatataaatttgATGTAACTTTATTACAGGAAAGGGTCTTAAAAAGTGTTTATGCCAGGAACCTGCCCTTCACGATGATATGATGCGTCTCATTTTTGCCAGATATCAAAGTGTAAATTTTGTTCCGACTTCTTTGTCTTATAGATGCTTAAGAAGTTTTATCGTTACTTTTTTCTACTTGTACTCTCATGAACTTTAACATTTTAATTATCATTTTGTGCCTTTAAATGTGGTTTATAAGTCAAAATCTCCATTTTTAAGATTCACTATTATAAAATATactaatattttattattttactaatATTTTTTGGCTCAATGTCCTAAGTTCACCTCGCATCTTAAACAGACAGTTGTAATTGTGAGTGCTGTAATTCAGGATTTCATATGACTGTGAAAAACCCACTTTTGTGCTCTACTCACCAACACTGCTGCTGCCGCTGTGGAGTCGTGGAGGAAGGGTAGTGTACGGCCTCCTCTCCTGAGACGAGGGGCCGTTTGGGGAGGTAACGGGGAGTTGAGAGTTTTCAAAAGACACGGGGGGACTGAGGAGGAGGGCGCTCTCCTGATCCTGCTGGAGGACCTGCGCGGTCAAACGGGCGTGCCGGGCTGACAAGAGGTACAAGAAGGCTGTGTCGTCATCCTGGCGGACACCGTATGAGGCAAGAGTTCGCTGGTCGGTGCACAAGCACTGGCCAATAACCCAGCGCTGCACCCGTGGGTGGAAGCCATATTCGAGAAACATCTAGAAAGAAAAGAACGAAAGCAAACGAAAAAGAGTGAAAGTCAGAGATGAGACGGTACggaaaatgtaaattttttcccccccaaaCAAACCTGCTGTTTCAACGATGCAGTAGTCATGTGCGGGAAAACTTTCACAGTGACACAACAGGATGAGGAAGAGTCCTCCACCACAACAGCCAAACTGTTAAACACAAGCCAAACATGAAATCATCAATAATCAACCACACCTTCAAATGTTAAAATCCAATTAAACAGCCATGTTCCTACTTGATTTCAGTGTCTTCATAGTCTTTGGAAGAGGGCTGGATCTTTAGTGCTACGTGCTGACGAGCGAGTGTGGCAGCAAAAACAGAAGCAGCCTGCATGTCGCCCGACTCTATGGCTCTGGTCAGCTCAATGCAAGCGTCCTCTATGCGGGACATGAGGAAACACGATGTAGACAGTTCAAAGTGTCAGATGAGTGCTAACAAGAACTAAAGCATAGATGAGATGACAACTTTTGAATGTGTAACAGACGATTTCAAAATACCACACCTGTACGTTGCAAAATTGAGTTGTTCTGAAGAGGGAGGGCGTCTGTGAGAGGCTGTAGACCATTTTCTTGAGGGATGACTAGATCATAAGGAAAATATGAAAAAGATTAAAGTCAAGAAACAGTCTTAAACacattaaattattcaaaataatcagttctaaaaaaaagggtgtttttttaaacagttttaaaaataatcaTCATTACAATATGGAAGTGTTTACATGGTGTTGTTGATCACAGAGCAGTTCATAGAGCGAATAAATCAGGATAAACCCATAATCATGAGCATTTATAGGCAGCAGCCTCTCTTACGAAGTATCAAATTGATATCATTTGACAGAAAGACTTTTGTTTCTGCTGCCGCACTTCCCTCAATTGTTTTAGGTCTCTCCTGCAAACCCAGTCGTAAAGAGCCTTGTTCTCAGACTAAATTCTCTGCAGAAAAGGCTCTTCTAGATGCTTAGAAAGACTTCATtgccaagatttttttttggcacaGTCACTTTAAACATTAATCTAATACATGGGTCGATTCATTAATAAAAGCTGAGGCCAAAAATAGCTCCAGCCCGCTTTTAAAATGTTTGCATAAGACAGTGTAACTATATATAAACGTATACACAAGTGATTTGTACGATTCCTAAAATGATGTAATTAGTGACGTGttacactttaaaaacaaacaaaaaaacagcaagtATTTGAAGTGATGTATGACTGACCTCTCCTGGCTTCTCTcagtgatgacatcacaacaGTGGCCCACTCTTGGGCCTCCTGCTCGCAACGAAAGTTGAAGCTTATGCGGTCATGCGGAGGCGCTACCGAAATAAGCTCATGGCACATTGACGACTTCACCTCATAATTTATGGCCCTCAAATCGTACTCAGCGATGGTCTGTAAAAATGGGGAATGAGCAAGATTGAGAGCAGATGTTAGGAAGAAATGGAAAAGATAATGCAATCAATGATGTCTTATTTTGTCAAAATCATACATACATATCCACTGTAATAGACAATCTGAAGCAAGAGAAACTATGAACTAATTTGTATAAGACAtactcaataaataaataaataaagagaggCATTTAAGATAATTTCCATACCATTCATAACAAATCTAGACAGAACATTTTAGTGCAATAAAGTACAATTCAGTAATGACACAAAATACCTGGAGGCTGAATTTTGCACCGATAAATaacgaaaaagaaaaacacttgctaaaacaaagaaaattattTCATTGCAGAAACAGGACTCTCATCACATCTCCAACCCAAATGCAGCTGAATAAGGCGACTGTGTGAGAACAGCAAACTTGGAGAGGACAAAGGAGGACTGGAGCATGCTGAATAATTAAAGGGCTGTAAATTAATGAATCTACTCCAGTTCTTTTCCATCCTCTgatattactattattttttacttttcactGACATCCCTTTCCCTGCCACAAGAACCCACAAGTTTTGGGTGAATGTACAAAACAGGCCAGTATGATACATCCCTGGCAGTCAGAAACGTAgttctatgaaaaaaaaaaacaaaaaagaacctTTTACTGACTCAATGAGGCGAAAcgtggaaaacattcaagacattgCTCCCATCTCCAGGAGAAGCCGGCCAACAGCGATCACGCTAAGAGAACACTGCATAAAAGTATGGGAGGTCACGAGGGGATGCAGGGTAACATCTATGCAACCCAAGGGCTCTCTGCCAGCGTTAATATTTATGACTCCACCATCAAGATCACACTGAGCAACTATTGTGTGCACGGCAGGGTTGGGAGTGGAAAGCCACTGCTTTCCCATCTGCACTTTGCTAAAGACAGTAAGGGAAAACTAGAAAGATACTGGGGAGTTTGAAGAAAAGTGTGACATttgaacaaagaaaaatactatATTCCAGCCTAAGAAACTTGTATCATTTGTGAAACACGGAGGTGGTAGTTTGATGGTTAGGGTCTGATCTGTTTAATCACAATAAAGTAAAGTACAAAACTCTAAAGGAAAGTTTCAGGACATCCGTCTGAACTAGATCTCTACACGCAGAGGCTCATGGAGCACTAAACTAATCCCAAACACAAACTGCTCTAACAAAGAGTAGTTCAAGATTACTGAAGCCACTAACCttaaattaatataaattaaaaagaaaacataccAACATCCCAGAGAAATTGTTCTGTACACAGGAATGGCTCCTTTGACAGATGTACACAATTGTCACCAGTTACCAGAAACATTTCGATGAAAACAAGGGTTCACATAGTTTTGACACACAGAGATGTATCACACAATGGACCTCCAACAGAAGTATGATCAAGTACGTTTGAGGTCAGAAATATTACGGAGACAcaaatctgattggttgatctCCACTACATGTGAGATATGTGAGTTGCTGAGTCATTCTGGTCTTGGTCTCAGGCCAAACAGTTTCAGAACCGCATAATTTAAACAAGAGAGTGTTtccttagctttttttttttttcacaaattccttgtgtgtgttaaactacttggcaataaactgaTTCTGATTGAACTCTAGTTTCTGACTGCCTTCAAGGCTGAACTGGATTTAATTCTCAACTTTGTAACAAACTTAGTTAAACTGTGGTTTACTATTAGTATTGCTGTTGTTAATTTAGTTCTGCATGGTTCTTtagcatacctgtcaagtctcccgttttggccgagaaactaccgtattttacttCTCTTTCtcgccgtcctcccgtattagtattttcccgtaaatttcctgttttataatataataatttttaaactgccaactgaattgtcactagccttgcgagaactgccacctgctgtagcctgggtggcagttctcacgaggttagtggcgacaacgggagcaaactcggaacaacaaatcagagagatggatggatgtaacgagagagaagacatttctgccaaaaaagcaaagacttcGAAATACATCTACAAATGCGaaaccaaatttactttcctaaagaggagcaggatggggctcagttaGGCTTTGTGAAAGTGATTTCAGCTGGAGGAacagaaacatgcgtctgtgtcatcagtcagtgaatTCCACTTCCACACTcatgtgaaatgctgcaatcacccatgtatatactgtaattcaaatctgtgtaaatcatataatcacatctcatctgttcCTGATATATGTCATTATTCATATCTGACCTGCACCTTGTAGCAAtagttatttattaatctgcactgtgtaaattatatatatatatatatatatatatgctgtacattgtgtttatttcactgcatacgcacttctggttagatgctaactgcatttCGTTGCCCTGTGCTTGttgacatgtgcaatgacaataaagttgaatctaatcttgAATCTAAAttccagagagccacatgagtgaaaatgaccaattaaaagaaaatgtaaatatgtcacttgaagacaatcaatatgtatataaactggaatttattaaaaataaataagtgtgctttaattcccgtttgtgttttcattgaggctctattataggaattacatgcataggaatgtccacagcatttcagtgtcaataaaggtagaactatcagattctgagcacataattgtagattgtaagtggttgacagttagttattttggatttgccagagtccttacaaacaccaggaaactggaccacattacaccggtcatgaaatcactacactggattccagtgagtcaaaggatagagtttaaaatcttactgctggtctataaagatctgaatggtcttggactaaaatacatgtttgatctgttagttcctatgaagctcccagacccctgagcttcatctggatctggtttgttgtggttcccaagaaccagaaccaagcaaggtgaggcagttcagttattctgctcctcaccggtggaacaaacttcctgtagacctgaggtctgctccaactgtagatcctttaaatcaggataaaaacattactgtttactgaagcgtactcctaaattaaatacttacctgctgtactccactgctcttactttttttcttactttttaacttgtgcttattattattttacctcttttcttatcattttatttcatttatttgttatttaagcgtactcttaaatcagcaacttgtgctttttatcattttaccttcttttccttcttcataattttatttcattgtatttgttatttactgtctaattattttattttactgtctaattatgaattattgtgttgaattgtgctaatataaataaacttgccttgcctttgtcatacatttcctgtatttttaaatccaaaacttgacagctaTGCTTTAGTTGTAGTTAAACAACATGTAACtctaaaggctgatttgtggttccgcgttacaccaacgcgtacggtgcgcgtcgccgcgtaccctacgccgtagcctacgccgtaagctctgctgAACAGGAGAAGGTGTTCCCCCCTCCTCCCGTGACCTACCACGGTGCGGCCGGTGCCGGTGCCGGTGCCGCTCTGCTGGAGCCCCAGCCGGAACTCCCCGCTCCTGGCCGGGTCCATGCTGAGCTGCAGCCGCAGAGCGCCGTCCCCCGCCCCGGCCCCGGGGAGGACCAGCGGCCGGATCCCGGAGTGGCACAGCGACACCCGCACCGACATGAGCACGGTCCGGCCGCCCTGGGGGTCGGGGCCCGAGGGCAGCACCGTGGACGGGTCCGGGCTGCGGCTCCAGCCTCCTGAGCTCAGGGACATGGCTCCGGCGGGATCATGCGGGACGGAGCCCCGGTTACTGCTGCTGTTTCCCCCGCACcgcttttacatgtttccccCGGACCTGGCAACCCGAGATCCAACAGGAAGCAAGTGCGTCGTGTAGAAAACACACTTCCAAAAGTCAAGGTTTCACTCCTGCTTCACTCCTGTCCTCTGCTTTTCTGCTCGGGTTGAAGCAGCTTCGGAGTTTCTATCTTGTGGGAAAGTTTGGGATTCCCCTCGGACGCCGTCACGACACCAAGGTTATATTTGTAGTATGATACTCTTGAAAGCTGACTTTGTTGTTGCGTCTTTCACTTCCTACTGCGCAGGCGCAGTAGGGGGCGGGGGGGCCCACGTAggtcgcctgaattatggtccgcgttaaatcgacgcagagcctacgccgtaaggtgtGTGTAGCCGCAGTACCCTACGGCGTTGGCTCTGcgtggtgtaacgcggaaccataaatcagccttaagctaCAGAAAAAAGCCGCCTGATCAGCTCCTTTACTGTCTCTGTGGATCTTTCTTGATATTCCAGTGTATTTCGAGAAGCCTTTGGTTTCAgtcatgggtgcagatcccgggggggacgggggggacatgtcccccccaatttctgaaaaacatgaattgtcccccccaataaaaataccctaaattattcaaaatttaacaaatgtattttcagacttaaaggttgtagaatatttattaaaaatatatttctaaaaaaaataatacatccacggtgcgttttgaggtgtacagaatgaaagtattgctactccatacattttttttttagtctgaattaatatttttaaaatttttgacgggctcgacaatgactttttgtcaacgttctgtttacattcgtACCTGCCCGTAGCCAACATGTGGCTCACTTCTCCGCTGTTTTCCTGCCTCCTCCCGGTCGTATGCATCTGTTTTCTACGAAGCCTTTTCAATAATCAATTGGTGGAACAATggaccaatttatggcatggtatgagttgcatattggcaaaaaatttaaaattaaaatcaggttggtgtcccccccaatcctgacatcggatctgcttTTCTGGTTTCAGTAGTGTACAGGAAACCCATAGAGGACCTGTTTTTGTGATCATTCATGCAGAATGTGTGCATAGGTTTTTTGGCCACACAGAGGCAGCAGAGC harbors:
- the shrprbck1r gene encoding ranBP-type and C3HC4-type zinc finger-containing protein 1, translated to MSLSSGGWSRSPDPSTVLPSGPDPQGGRTVLMSVRVSLCHSGIRPLVLPGAGAGDGALRLQLSMDPARSGEFRLGLQQSGTGTGTGRTVTIAEYDLRAINYEVKSSMCHELISVAPPHDRISFNFRCEQEAQEWATVVMSSLREARRVIPQENGLQPLTDALPLQNNSILQRTEDACIELTRAIESGDMQAASVFAATLARQHVALKIQPSSKDYEDTEINLAVVVEDSSSSCCVTVKVFPHMTTASLKQQMFLEYGFHPRVQRWVIGQCLCTDQRTLASYGVRQDDDTAFLYLLSARHARLTAQVLQQDQESALLLSPPVSFENSQLPVTSPNGPSSQERRPYTTLPPRLHSGSSSVGVSEQQNIGEIRDLINLEMPQLSEALRPNTSSTQGWSCPSCTYINKPTRPGCEICSTNRPENYVVPGGYQPDALELRRIQQEKEAIRQYQQVKEEERRENYARLMMLDGQDLVPNPDPVDCRICYMDLPSGGGVLLRECLHCFCKECLHSVIMLSEEPEVSCPYRDDTYSCAGALQEREIRALVSSEEYERWLQRGLSVAESRCEGSYHCATPDCLGWCVYEDTVNVFHCPVCRKHNCLICKSIHEGMNCKQYQDDLAARAINDSAARRTTNLLKTLVQSGEAMHCPQCGIIVQKRDGCDWLRCTVCHTEICWVTRGPRWGPGGPGDTSGGCRCNVNNQKCHPKCQNCH